The genomic segment TCTGTTGCCGACGCGGCCCGGCCTGATCGTCGGGGCTGCTGCGCTGATTTCCGGCGTCCTGTCACAGCGGCGCCGATCCAACGTCACGAAGAGCTCAGGATCGATCTGACCCGCCGGCGTTCATCGGACCTGTAGCCTGCGACCTCGGTGACGACGGCGAACGGCCTCGCCTTGACCTCGTCGAAGATGCGGCCAACGTACTCGCCGAGGACACCTAGCGCCCCGCCGCAGGGCGGCGCACACGGGCCTCAACCCCGTTCCCCCCGTATTCGCACCAGATCTCCACCCCGCCGATGCGCTCGAGAGCGCGGCGGATTTGGTCGCGAGTGCGGAAATGCTTGTACCAGTCCGTCAGCGAATCGTGCGTGTCGAGCAGCGACCATTGGCGCTGCAGATCGTCGTTGAGCGGCAGCGCGTGGTAGTAGGACAGCACCGGAGATACCCTGCTGAGGAGGGCCTGCGCCACTCGGCTTCGGCGGGCCGCCCGGTGCAGTGGGAACAGCCACCGGACCAGGCGGTCGGTCCAGAGCATTCCCTGCTCGGGCGGCAGGTGGCGCAAGACGATGCGGAACAGCGGCGCCGTCTTGGTGAACTGTGAGAGAGTATAGGTGTAGTGGTCCAGAACGAGCCAACCGCCCGGCTTCACCTGGGCGTACAGTCGCGCCAGTGCCTCCTCGGGGCTGGGTGTGTGCTGCACGACACCCAGGCAGAATACGATGTCGTACTGCGCGGGAGCGAAGGGCAGCGAGAGGATGTCCGCCTGGACGACGCGGTGCCGATCGTCCTGCGGGAAGTTCTCCTGGTTGGCCTCGACGGCGGAGCTCAAGTCCACCGAGGTGACGCAGGCACCCGTCGACAGCAGCACTTCGGTAAATCGTCCCGCCCCGCAACCCACCTCGAGCACGTGGGTCCTGCCGGGAGCCTGGAGCGCCCGCCAGAGGGACTCTCCCAGACAGCGCCGCGCCCGGTCACGGGAGATAGTCGTGCGGGTGTAGGAGTCGAGCTGCGTCCTGCGATGAACGTTCCACTGCAAGCCGAAGGCGTCCGCGTACCCTCGTTCGGGCACGAAGCGGGGAATGCCGGCCCGCTCGGCCCAGGCATGGCCCCGGCGGCAGGCGAGTCCCGCCGCGGCTCGCTCGAGCGGCTGGGCGTCATCCGGGCAGACGAGGGCCGGCCAGGCATCCGTCAAGAGCGCCGCCACAACGCCGCGAGCCTGTGCATGGCGAACCGGCCGAGCATTACGAGGTGCTCCGGGCGCGCGCGCGACATGTTCGAGGTCAGCTCCCGCCAGTGACCTTTGCGAAGGTGAATCCAGAGCCAGCTCAAGAGGTTCCCGGTGTTCAGCGAGGCTCTCTGGCGGGTGAACGCCTCTCGATACCGATCCAGGCGGATGTCCAGGCTGACCGCCTCGAGATGATCGATGATCCGCCGCGCCTCCGTTTCGACCGCCGGCACGACGCGGTAATCGTCCGTCACCTGGATCGGCACCACGGCGATCGTGCGGACCCCTTCCTTGTCGATCTCCATGATGAAGATGGCGGATTCCCTCTGCTTTTCGGGCACCGGCGGGACGCCCAGCTCTCCCTCGAAGACATCTGCGACGAAGTTGCCGAGGTTGTAAACCGCCGCCCGTCCTCCTTCCACGCCATAGCCCTGGAGGACGTGGGCGTGGTGCATGAGGACGACATGCGCGCCGGCGGCCAGGAGGCGGTCGGCGATCTCCTTGAACTCCGGTTTCGGGTAGTCGAGCCACATCAACCCGATGTGGATCGAGATGATGACGCAATCGACGCGATCCCGCAGCGCCGCAACCGATCGCATCGCGAGCCCCTCGTCCCATTCGACGAAGCCGGGCACCTCGGGATCGTCCTGCCGCTGCAGCGTCCTGCCGAATCCCAGCAGGCCGATCCGCAAGCCCTGTGCCTCGATTTCGACGGGCTGCGACGCCTCTTCCTGCGTCCCACCGGCGCCCAGCGGAAGCATCCCCGCGGCCGCCACGACGCGACGCGTCTCCTGCAGTCCGCCGGGACCGTACTCCAGGATGTGGTTATTGGCCAGCGACAGCACCGTGAACCCGGCGCGCGACAGAGGCCCGGCCATCGCCGGGTCACCCCTGAAGAGCTCCCGTCCCGGTCGCGGGGCGCACAGCGGGGTCTCCAGATTGCCGAAGACGATGTCCCCCGAGCGCAGGATCGGAGCGACCGCGGCGAACGCTTCGTCCGCGCCGGCCGCTCCCGGGTAGCGCCGGCGCACGCCGCCGGAGAGCATCAGGTCGCCGACTGCGACCAGACGGCAGGAGGCGCCCGCGGGCGCCCCCGGACGGCGGTAGAGCAGACGCTCCACCTAATGCCTCACAGCGGTCGTGGGGATCGGCATCAGCACAGTTGCCATCAAGGATTCACCAGGGCTTCCGCGGTTGCGAGGGCCTGAATATACCCCGGCGGCCGGTGTACGGCAATGCTCATTCCGATCACGGATACCGTTCCTTCCGGCCAGCATGGCAACCCTAGCCAGGCGCTGGGTCGCCAACTATCTCAG from the Candidatus Polarisedimenticolia bacterium genome contains:
- a CDS encoding class I SAM-dependent methyltransferase; the protein is MTDAWPALVCPDDAQPLERAAAGLACRRGHAWAERAGIPRFVPERGYADAFGLQWNVHRRTQLDSYTRTTISRDRARRCLGESLWRALQAPGRTHVLEVGCGAGRFTEVLLSTGACVTSVDLSSAVEANQENFPQDDRHRVVQADILSLPFAPAQYDIVFCLGVVQHTPSPEEALARLYAQVKPGGWLVLDHYTYTLSQFTKTAPLFRIVLRHLPPEQGMLWTDRLVRWLFPLHRAARRSRVAQALLSRVSPVLSYYHALPLNDDLQRQWSLLDTHDSLTDWYKHFRTRDQIRRALERIGGVEIWCEYGGNGVEARVRRPAAGR
- a CDS encoding CapA family protein: MERLLYRRPGAPAGASCRLVAVGDLMLSGGVRRRYPGAAGADEAFAAVAPILRSGDIVFGNLETPLCAPRPGRELFRGDPAMAGPLSRAGFTVLSLANNHILEYGPGGLQETRRVVAAAGMLPLGAGGTQEEASQPVEIEAQGLRIGLLGFGRTLQRQDDPEVPGFVEWDEGLAMRSVAALRDRVDCVIISIHIGLMWLDYPKPEFKEIADRLLAAGAHVVLMHHAHVLQGYGVEGGRAAVYNLGNFVADVFEGELGVPPVPEKQRESAIFIMEIDKEGVRTIAVVPIQVTDDYRVVPAVETEARRIIDHLEAVSLDIRLDRYREAFTRQRASLNTGNLLSWLWIHLRKGHWRELTSNMSRARPEHLVMLGRFAMHRLAALWRRS